The Candidatus Edwardsbacteria bacterium genome has a segment encoding these proteins:
- a CDS encoding TolC family protein, with the protein MRRVVALVILFASFAAAEDISLNQAIDLALKQNAALKIAQYKVSAAEGQLMTARGYLVPQLSVSGSIVRLNSLIDMKAGQSYYLPVRDSNFIPTGDMVQMSSASITSDKIGNTYSGKLSASWPIYTGGKIWQGYQISRLNRQAADESYDSARAGVIYAVKQAYYGLLLAQSAYAVTQEAVSSIGKHLGRVQALYQKGMVSRYDLLRAEVQLSNMQPQLIRMQNAVELSRQSFNMALNRELNAPVVLSDSMAFHLLEADSALLVGRAFQARPEYKSILIRQKMVDKAKLISYASYQPTVALIADYSYSKGSGFSGSDEWQKNWDVGVSASWPLFDGGSGLGRIKEAKANAQQLKLAKEMVEDGIKLEVSANYLTMKANEKAISSQEKAVQQAQEALNIAQTRYENGQATNLDVLDAEVALTQAKTNKIQALHDYLVSLAKLEMAVGATLK; encoded by the coding sequence GAGAAGAGTGGTTGCATTAGTGATCCTTTTTGCCTCCTTTGCGGCGGCGGAGGATATATCCTTAAACCAAGCCATAGATCTGGCTCTGAAGCAAAACGCCGCCCTGAAAATAGCCCAGTACAAGGTCAGTGCCGCCGAGGGCCAGCTGATGACCGCCAGAGGGTATCTGGTCCCCCAGCTTTCGGTCTCCGGCAGCATAGTTCGGTTGAACAGCCTGATCGACATGAAAGCCGGGCAATCATATTACCTGCCTGTGCGGGACAGCAATTTCATACCTACCGGGGATATGGTGCAAATGTCCAGCGCCTCGATAACCTCGGACAAAATAGGCAACACCTATTCCGGAAAATTATCCGCCAGCTGGCCGATCTACACCGGCGGAAAAATATGGCAGGGCTATCAGATAAGCCGGCTGAACCGCCAGGCCGCTGATGAATCTTACGACAGCGCCAGGGCCGGGGTGATCTATGCGGTCAAACAGGCCTATTACGGGCTGCTGCTGGCCCAAAGCGCCTACGCCGTCACCCAGGAGGCAGTATCGTCCATAGGAAAGCACTTGGGACGGGTGCAGGCTTTATATCAAAAGGGGATGGTCTCCCGTTACGATTTATTGCGGGCCGAGGTCCAGCTTTCGAATATGCAGCCCCAGCTTATACGCATGCAGAATGCGGTGGAGCTTTCCCGGCAGTCATTCAATATGGCCCTGAACCGGGAGCTGAACGCACCAGTGGTTCTGAGTGATTCCATGGCATTTCATTTGCTGGAGGCGGATAGCGCTCTGCTGGTAGGGCGGGCTTTTCAAGCCCGGCCGGAATATAAATCAATTTTGATCAGGCAAAAGATGGTTGATAAGGCCAAGCTGATATCCTATGCCAGCTACCAGCCCACCGTGGCGCTGATTGCCGATTATTCCTACAGTAAGGGATCCGGTTTCTCCGGTTCGGACGAATGGCAGAAGAACTGGGACGTGGGGGTTTCCGCCAGCTGGCCTTTGTTCGACGGCGGTTCCGGGCTGGGCAGGATCAAAGAGGCCAAAGCCAATGCCCAACAGCTTAAATTGGCAAAAGAAATGGTGGAGGACGGGATAAAACTTGAGGTTTCGGCCAATTACCTGACGATGAAGGCCAATGAAAAGGCCATTTCTTCACAGGAAAAGGCTGTGCAGCAGGCTCAGGAAGCTCTGAATATAGCACAAACCCGATATGAGAACGGCCAGGCCACCAATCTTGATGTGTTGGATGCCGAAGTGGCCCTGACCCAGGCCAAGACCAACAAGATCCAGGCCCTGCATGACTATCTGGTAAGCCTGGCAAAACTGGAGATGGCGGTGGGGGCGACGCTCAAATAG
- a CDS encoding efflux RND transporter periplasmic adaptor subunit, which yields MKGKTILITIAAMITLFLGFKVIKSVTDKKTVTVQAQKYPVEILTVSPSDYDESINLSGSMMAENQTDVPSKVSGKIIKYLMEEGAWVDKGQNVVSIDRDEIGVEFKEAWLEAPISGWLTKKYLDTGGHVTPGMPLFQIADYHQVKLVVQIPEAEISRVKTGAGAQISIDAWPGQTFYGSVSQISPTVDYLSRTVKAEIAIKNPGMKIRPGMYARARINIKHHVKAVVIPTTAIIERETGTMVFVAEKGLAASRPIVVELDMGETCSIKSGLSFGDKLIVAGQHTVAQGSAVEIVGGK from the coding sequence ATGAAGGGCAAGACAATTTTAATCACCATAGCCGCGATGATAACCCTTTTCCTGGGGTTCAAAGTAATAAAATCGGTTACTGATAAAAAAACTGTGACGGTGCAGGCCCAAAAATATCCCGTGGAGATTTTGACTGTCTCTCCCTCTGACTATGACGAGAGCATAAACTTGTCCGGATCCATGATGGCCGAGAACCAGACCGATGTCCCTTCTAAGGTTTCCGGAAAGATCATAAAATATCTGATGGAAGAAGGGGCCTGGGTGGACAAGGGCCAGAATGTGGTTTCCATAGACCGGGATGAGATCGGGGTGGAGTTCAAGGAGGCCTGGTTGGAAGCCCCCATTTCGGGCTGGCTTACCAAAAAATATCTTGACACCGGCGGCCATGTGACCCCGGGCATGCCCTTATTTCAGATCGCCGATTATCACCAGGTAAAATTGGTGGTTCAGATCCCCGAGGCTGAGATATCCCGGGTCAAGACCGGAGCGGGAGCCCAGATCTCAATAGATGCCTGGCCGGGCCAGACCTTTTACGGTTCGGTCAGCCAGATATCGCCCACGGTGGATTACCTGAGCCGCACGGTCAAGGCCGAGATCGCCATCAAGAACCCCGGCATGAAGATACGGCCGGGGATGTACGCCCGGGCCCGGATCAACATCAAACACCATGTCAAGGCAGTGGTCATTCCCACCACCGCCATCATCGAGCGCGAGACCGGCACCATGGTATTCGTGGCGGAGAAAGGCCTGGCGGCATCCCGGCCGATCGTTGTCGAACTGGACATGGGCGAAACCTGCTCCATCAAGTCCGGCCTATCTTTCGGCGATAAACTGATCGTGGCCGGCCAGCACACCGTGGCCCAGGGATCGGCGGTAGAGATCGTGGGAGGCAAATAA
- a CDS encoding OB-fold nucleic acid binding domain-containing protein, which produces MSRISIKQLKNGEMQGQELIEKYALRKVEIKTKESDGKSFLSLEVGDATGRVDAVLWNEADAAYKQVSPGDVVQVKAVVGRYKDNVQLRIENIRKCERSEYDLAEILASSAFTRSELEASLRSELAGVKNPSLAKLLKLFFDDQDFMRDFLDAPAAKLWHHGWIGGLAEHTVAVCRLARGGLKNYQLLDPDLLITGCLLHDIGKIREFTVSTFVDYSDDGRLMGHIVLGDQMLLERMAKIKDFPRELAKRLRHILLSHHGEKEKGSPVVPATLEALVVHHCDLMDAHAAAYERIIRREGVNSKRWSEYVNLIDRFIYLAREEGVAENPQLF; this is translated from the coding sequence ATGAGCCGAATAAGCATAAAACAACTTAAAAATGGGGAGATGCAGGGCCAGGAACTGATAGAAAAATACGCCCTGCGCAAGGTGGAGATCAAGACCAAGGAATCGGATGGGAAATCCTTCCTTTCCCTGGAGGTGGGCGACGCCACCGGCCGTGTGGATGCGGTGCTATGGAATGAGGCCGATGCGGCCTATAAGCAGGTCTCCCCCGGCGATGTGGTCCAGGTCAAGGCGGTGGTGGGGAGATACAAGGACAACGTTCAGCTGAGGATAGAAAATATACGCAAATGCGAAAGAAGCGAGTATGATCTGGCGGAAATATTGGCTTCCTCCGCATTCACCCGCAGCGAACTTGAGGCGTCCCTAAGGTCGGAGCTGGCCGGGGTCAAGAATCCCTCTCTGGCAAAATTATTGAAGCTGTTCTTTGACGATCAGGATTTTATGAGGGACTTTCTGGATGCCCCGGCGGCCAAGCTGTGGCATCACGGCTGGATCGGAGGCTTGGCCGAGCACACGGTCGCGGTCTGCCGGTTGGCCCGGGGGGGGCTTAAAAATTACCAGCTGCTGGACCCCGACCTCCTGATCACCGGATGCCTGCTGCATGACATCGGCAAGATCAGGGAATTTACCGTTAGCACCTTCGTGGATTATTCCGACGACGGTCGCCTGATGGGGCATATAGTGCTGGGCGACCAGATGCTGCTGGAGAGGATGGCCAAAATAAAGGACTTCCCCCGGGAATTGGCCAAGCGGCTCAGACACATCCTGCTGTCCCACCACGGGGAGAAGGAGAAGGGATCCCCTGTGGTTCCGGCCACCCTGGAGGCCCTGGTGGTGCACCATTGCGATCTTATGGATGCCCATGCCGCGGCCTACGAAAGGATAATAAGGCGGGAGGGTGTCAACAGCAAACGCTGGAGCGAATATGTAAATCTGATAGACCGCTTCATCTACCTGGCCAGGGAGGAGGGGGTGGCGGAAAATCCGCAGCTTTTTTAA
- a CDS encoding efflux RND transporter permease subunit, whose amino-acid sequence MILSEFGIKRPVTVFMIFIGVTIIGLVALANLNIDLLPDMSFPIVAVMTDYPGVGPAEVEAMVSRPMESVVSMVRNVKNVHSTSKEGSSMITLEFDWGTDIDAAAIDVREKIDLVKSHLPAGVQNPTIVKFDPALMPVMVVGVSSPRGVSELRQYADDNLKDRLARIPGVAAVTVQGGQDRQIQVNIDRTRMEALGLSFDQIGQALMASNLNLPGGHLKSGQLDFLIRIPGEFKTVEQISATVVGNRGGTPVYLRDIAKVEDSFTEIDTETKLNGQRSVALVIQKQSGSNTVAVSNKIQAKIEEMQKQMPSDIKLAAAFDSAQFIRESVKTLQAEAIGGSLLAILIIILFLRNFSSTLIISLSIPFSIIVTFVLLYFRNMTLNIMTLGGLALGVGRLVDDSIVVLENIYRHREAGQSPQEAALKGADQVSMAVLAATITTIVVFLPIAFVSGIAGVLFRPMAYTVSFSLIGSYFVSMMLLPLLTSRFLKVEKPEIVGIGSSWWKKLMDRIGKWQDDVDGFYKRALTWALAHKKVVMAVTLGVVLASLSLFTVVDSEFIPSSDEGEFTVNLTMPVGTSFRQTGSILQRMEDVVKAEVPETRTLYSTFGEGEGMRKAMAGTGPNIGAMRIKIGPRSQRSRSVDQIINLLRARFSAIPDAQVVFLSGSLISQIMSMGAGGAIQVDIQGYDLENSRKLAEQVKQIMASVNGTRDVNITRKEGMPELQVIVDRDKAGAMGLSVYQVASAVETAFKGRTVTRFRDSKFGKEYDVVVRFQENDRSQIPDIKNLKVMSPMGQMVPVSNIARIQKAFGPVDISRKNQQRIVSVTANATGRAIGAINGELADKIAKISIPEGFTVEVGGSAKDMADSFKSLFYATLLAIMLVYMVLASQFESLLDPFVIMFSVPLGIGGVVWGLFLTGHNFSVIAFIGVIMLVGIVVSNAILLVDYANVLRKEGLGLYQAVIQSGHTRLRPILMTTLTTIVGMMPMALGIGESAETSAPLAISVISGLTASTLLTLIFVPTLYVLFEERLRK is encoded by the coding sequence ATGATACTTTCTGAATTCGGGATCAAGCGCCCGGTGACGGTCTTCATGATATTCATCGGCGTCACCATCATCGGGCTGGTGGCCCTGGCCAACCTGAACATCGACCTGCTGCCCGACATGTCCTTCCCCATCGTGGCGGTGATGACAGATTATCCGGGAGTGGGGCCGGCCGAGGTGGAGGCCATGGTCAGCCGCCCCATGGAGAGCGTGGTCAGCATGGTGCGCAACGTAAAGAATGTGCATTCCACCTCCAAGGAAGGCTCCTCGATGATAACCCTGGAATTTGACTGGGGCACCGATATCGACGCCGCAGCCATAGACGTCCGGGAAAAGATTGACCTGGTCAAATCCCATCTGCCGGCCGGGGTCCAGAATCCCACCATCGTCAAATTCGACCCGGCCCTGATGCCGGTGATGGTGGTGGGGGTATCCAGCCCCCGTGGGGTCTCGGAACTGCGACAATATGCGGACGACAATCTCAAGGACCGGCTGGCCCGGATCCCGGGGGTGGCTGCGGTGACCGTGCAGGGGGGGCAGGACCGCCAGATCCAGGTCAACATCGACCGCACCAGGATGGAGGCCCTGGGCCTGTCCTTTGATCAGATAGGACAGGCCCTGATGGCCTCCAATCTGAACCTGCCCGGAGGCCACCTTAAAAGCGGCCAGCTGGACTTCCTGATCCGGATCCCAGGGGAGTTCAAAACCGTAGAACAGATCTCGGCCACCGTGGTCGGCAACCGGGGCGGGACCCCGGTCTATCTCCGGGATATCGCCAAGGTGGAGGACAGTTTTACCGAAATAGACACCGAGACCAAGCTCAACGGACAGCGCTCGGTGGCCCTGGTCATCCAGAAACAGTCCGGTTCCAACACCGTGGCGGTCAGCAACAAGATCCAGGCCAAGATCGAGGAGATGCAGAAACAGATGCCTTCCGACATCAAGCTGGCGGCGGCCTTTGATTCCGCTCAGTTCATCCGGGAATCGGTCAAAACCCTGCAAGCCGAGGCCATCGGCGGGTCCCTGCTGGCCATCCTGATCATAATCCTGTTCCTGCGCAACTTCTCCAGCACGCTGATCATCTCGCTGTCCATACCGTTCTCCATCATCGTGACCTTTGTCCTGCTCTATTTCCGTAACATGACCCTGAACATCATGACCCTGGGCGGGCTGGCCCTGGGAGTGGGCCGCCTGGTGGACGATTCCATCGTGGTGCTGGAGAACATCTACCGCCACCGCGAGGCCGGGCAAAGCCCCCAGGAGGCCGCACTGAAAGGAGCCGACCAGGTGTCCATGGCAGTGCTGGCGGCCACCATCACCACCATCGTGGTCTTCCTGCCGATCGCCTTCGTCTCCGGCATCGCCGGGGTGCTGTTCCGGCCCATGGCCTACACCGTGTCGTTCTCCCTGATCGGCTCGTATTTCGTGTCCATGATGTTGCTGCCGCTGTTGACCAGCCGGTTTTTGAAGGTGGAAAAGCCCGAGATAGTTGGGATCGGTTCTTCCTGGTGGAAAAAGTTGATGGACAGGATAGGCAAATGGCAGGACGATGTTGATGGGTTTTATAAAAGGGCCCTGACCTGGGCCCTGGCCCACAAGAAGGTGGTGATGGCGGTCACCTTGGGAGTGGTGTTGGCCAGCCTGTCTCTGTTTACCGTGGTTGATTCCGAGTTCATCCCCTCCAGCGACGAGGGGGAATTCACCGTTAATCTTACCATGCCGGTGGGCACCTCCTTCAGGCAGACCGGAAGCATCCTGCAGCGAATGGAGGATGTCGTTAAAGCCGAAGTCCCGGAAACCCGGACCCTCTATTCAACTTTCGGCGAAGGCGAGGGGATGCGCAAGGCCATGGCCGGAACCGGGCCCAACATAGGTGCCATGCGGATCAAGATTGGCCCGCGCTCCCAGCGGAGCCGCAGCGTCGACCAGATCATTAACCTGCTGAGGGCCAGGTTCTCGGCCATTCCCGACGCCCAGGTGGTGTTCCTCTCCGGCAGCCTGATCTCCCAGATCATGAGCATGGGCGCCGGCGGGGCCATCCAGGTGGACATTCAGGGTTACGACCTGGAAAACTCCCGGAAGCTGGCGGAGCAGGTCAAGCAGATAATGGCCTCGGTCAACGGAACCAGGGATGTTAACATCACCCGCAAAGAAGGCATGCCCGAACTGCAGGTGATCGTGGACCGCGACAAGGCCGGAGCCATGGGACTGAGCGTTTACCAGGTGGCCTCGGCGGTGGAGACGGCCTTCAAGGGCAGGACGGTCACCCGTTTTCGGGACAGCAAGTTCGGCAAGGAATATGACGTGGTGGTCCGTTTTCAGGAGAATGACCGCTCCCAGATCCCGGACATAAAGAACCTGAAAGTAATGAGCCCGATGGGACAGATGGTGCCGGTCTCCAATATTGCCCGGATCCAAAAGGCCTTCGGGCCGGTGGACATCAGCCGCAAGAACCAGCAGCGGATCGTTTCCGTCACTGCCAACGCCACCGGCCGGGCCATCGGGGCCATCAACGGCGAACTGGCAGATAAAATAGCAAAGATCAGCATTCCCGAAGGCTTCACCGTGGAAGTGGGCGGCTCGGCCAAGGACATGGCCGACAGCTTCAAGAGCCTGTTCTACGCCACCCTGCTGGCCATCATGCTGGTCTATATGGTGCTGGCCTCGCAGTTCGAATCATTGCTGGACCCCTTTGTCATCATGTTCTCGGTGCCGTTGGGCATAGGGGGCGTGGTCTGGGGCCTGTTCCTGACCGGGCACAATTTTTCGGTGATCGCCTTCATCGGCGTCATCATGCTGGTGGGCATCGTGGTCTCCAACGCCATCCTGCTGGTGGATTACGCCAATGTGCTGAGAAAGGAAGGGCTGGGCCTTTACCAGGCGGTGATCCAATCGGGGCATACCCGGCTGCGTCCGATCCTGATGACCACTCTGACCACCATCGTAGGTATGATGCCCATGGCCCTGGGGATAGGGGAAAGCGCGGAAACCTCGGCGCCGCTTGCCATTTCGGTGATCAGCGGCCTGACGGCCTCCACCTTGCTGACATTGATCTTCGTGCCCACTTTGTATGTCTTGTTCGAGGAAAGGCTGAGGAAATAA